Genomic DNA from Mycobacterium stomatepiae:
ACGGACGGAGCGGTGGTGTCCGGCAACTCGCCCGACGGCTCCAAGGGCATTGCGGTGTTGGTGTTCACCGAGGGCAAGACTTTCGTCACGATCGAATTCGACGGCCCGCCTGACACGTTGCCTCCGCCGGACTTCATCAACGACATCGGCCAAAAGCAGGACGCCGCCGTGAAGAAGGGGCTCGGCGGCTGAATCGCGGTCGTACTACGTCGGGCTGCTGAGCAACGCCAGCGATATCGACTCACCCGAAACTTCACGGCACCAACGCCAATCAACAACTCTAAGGCCGACCGGGCAGGTAGGCGCCGATGCGGTGGCGCTATTGCCCGCGCGACACTGATTAAATAAATGGGTTGATTCAACCTCTGCCGCAGTGTTCACTGGGGCGGTGAAAGCCGAGCGGACTGCGCGCTCCGAGAGGTCGACGGGTACCCGAGAAGCGATCCTGTCCGCCGCCGAGTGGCTAATTGCCGAACGCGGAATGTACGCCGTGTCCAACCGGCAGATCAGCGAGGCAGCCGGGCAGGGTAACAACGCCGCGGCGTGCTACCACTTCGGTACCCGGACCGAATTGTTGCGCGCGATCGAGAGCAAGCATCGGGAGCCGATCGAAGAACTCCGGGCGCAGATGTTGGACGACATCGGCGATTCGACCGAGCTGCGAGACTGGGTGAGCACCCTGGTGCGGCCCCTCACCGATCATCTGGCCGCACTGGGCACGCCCAGCTGGTACGCCCGATTCGCGGCCCAGGCGATGGCCGACCCCACCTATCACCACGTCGTCACCAAGGACGCCCTGATGTCACCGCGGCTGGTACAGACGATCGAGGGCATCACCCGATGCCTGCCCGACCTGCCCAAGCGAGTGCGCTCCGAGCGGATCGTGATGGTCCGAAATCTGCTGATGCATACCTGCGCCGAGCACGAGGGCGCGCTGGCCGAGCACGGGCCACGATCGCGTTCCAGTTGGCTGGTCGCCGGCGAGGGATTGATCGACGCGATCGTCGGATTGTGGTGCGCGCCGGTTCATGTGAGTGCGGCGGGCGACTGACCGCCCCACAACGAGGAGCGCGATGATCGACATCCCCGACGAGTCGGACTGGGCCCGGATGCGCGCCGAGGTCGGGACCCGGATCCGCTCGGCGATGGCCGAACACGGCGTCGATGCGCTGCTCCTGCTGATGAACGGTTACGTCGGTTACGCGACCGGAGCGAGCTGGCCGCTGCTGGATGCCGGCCTCTCGCACGTCGAGCGTCCGGTCGCGGTGTTACTCGCGAACGATGAGCATCCACACCTGTTCATGCCGTTGCGCAGCGGATCGTCCGCCGAGTCGCCGGTGCCCGACGACCATCTGCGCGGCCCTGCCTACCTCGAATTCGACTACGGGGTACAGGATTTCGCGCGGCAGCTGGCCGCACTGATCCCGGCGGGAGCAAGCATCGCCGTCGACGAGCTCGCCGGGGCGATGCGCCGGGCAGCACCCCAACTCTTCCCGGCGGGTCCGCCGACGGATGCGGCCATCGTCCTCGGCGCCGCGCAGTTGGTGAAGACCCGCGACGAGCTGTCTTGTCTGCGCAGGGCAGCCCGCA
This window encodes:
- a CDS encoding TetR/AcrR family transcriptional regulator, encoding MFTGAVKAERTARSERSTGTREAILSAAEWLIAERGMYAVSNRQISEAAGQGNNAAACYHFGTRTELLRAIESKHREPIEELRAQMLDDIGDSTELRDWVSTLVRPLTDHLAALGTPSWYARFAAQAMADPTYHHVVTKDALMSPRLVQTIEGITRCLPDLPKRVRSERIVMVRNLLMHTCAEHEGALAEHGPRSRSSWLVAGEGLIDAIVGLWCAPVHVSAAGD